The following proteins are co-located in the Aeromicrobium phoceense genome:
- a CDS encoding RDD family protein has translation MTETFDEPSLGRRLVALLIDWVIASFSAVALFGWTGVRFPPDGIRDQLIINGVFVVEVAILVGLTGFSIGKRIMGLRLINPDGRPIGVLRALLRTVLLSLVIPAIVMTDDKRGLHDLAAGSKVVKA, from the coding sequence GTGACCGAGACCTTCGACGAGCCGTCCCTGGGGCGGCGCCTGGTGGCGCTGCTGATCGACTGGGTGATCGCCTCGTTCTCCGCCGTGGCGCTGTTCGGGTGGACCGGGGTGCGGTTCCCGCCCGATGGCATCCGCGACCAGCTGATCATCAACGGCGTGTTCGTCGTCGAGGTCGCGATCCTCGTCGGGCTCACCGGGTTCTCGATCGGCAAGCGCATCATGGGCCTGCGGCTGATCAACCCCGACGGACGCCCGATCGGCGTGCTGCGGGCGCTGCTGCGCACCGTGCTGCTGAGCCTCGTGATCCCCGCGATCGTGATGACCGACGACAAGCGGGGCCTGCACGACCTCGCCGCGGGCAGCAAGGTCGTCAAGGCCTAG
- a CDS encoding DUF4191 domain-containing protein, whose product MSSPAPAAPTGRIAQLRNAYQMTKRTQPRLGLLLLGVFVLTAAAMAALSLFIFGIWWLGIIIAVLLSLTTALLVTMIVFGKRAEKSMYEQAEGQLGAGAGALQMLRRGWDVKPAVGFTKQQDVVHRLVGRPGVVLVGEGQHARVSNLLGSEVKKHRRIVGDGVPITTLIVGRGEGEVPLPQLVKRVKKLKKAIKPAQQTDVLYKLKALDAMRPAAPMPRGPVPTSTRGARKMRRGCPSPRSAPATRRVAGVVAPLGDRVAGERSETHIEITLGRAEPRP is encoded by the coding sequence ATGTCCAGCCCCGCTCCCGCAGCACCCACCGGACGCATCGCGCAGCTGCGCAATGCGTACCAGATGACCAAGCGAACGCAGCCGCGTCTCGGCCTGCTCCTGCTCGGCGTCTTCGTGCTCACCGCCGCCGCCATGGCGGCGCTGTCCCTATTCATCTTCGGGATCTGGTGGCTGGGCATCATCATCGCGGTCCTGCTCTCGCTGACCACCGCCCTGCTGGTCACGATGATCGTGTTCGGCAAGCGTGCCGAGAAGTCGATGTACGAGCAGGCCGAGGGCCAGCTGGGCGCCGGCGCGGGTGCGCTGCAGATGCTGCGCCGCGGCTGGGACGTCAAGCCTGCTGTCGGCTTCACGAAGCAGCAGGACGTGGTCCACCGCCTGGTGGGGCGTCCCGGCGTCGTCCTGGTGGGCGAGGGCCAGCACGCCCGCGTGAGCAACCTGCTTGGCTCCGAGGTCAAGAAGCACCGCCGCATCGTCGGCGACGGCGTCCCGATCACCACGCTCATCGTCGGCCGCGGCGAGGGCGAGGTGCCCCTGCCCCAGCTGGTGAAGCGGGTCAAGAAGCTCAAGAAGGCGATCAAGCCCGCGCAACAGACCGACGTGCTCTACAAGCTCAAGGCGCTCGACGCGATGCGCCCCGCCGCCCCGATGCCGCGCGGCCCGGTGCCCACCAGCACCAGGGGCGCCCGCAAGATGAGGCGCGGCTGCCCCAGCCCCCGCTCAGCGCCCGCCACTCGTCGAGTGGCGGGCGTTGTCGCGCCCCTCGGTGATCGAGTAGCTGGCGAGCGCAGCGAGACGCATATCGAGATCACGCTTGGCCGCGCCGAACCTAGGCCTTGA
- the lipA gene encoding lipoyl synthase, whose product MLRLEVRNAETPIEKKPAWIKTRAKMGPEYNELMKLVKSEGLHTVCQEAGCPNIFECWEDREATFLIGGEQCTRRCDFCQIDTGKPSDLDRDEPRRVAESVRTMELKYATITGVARDDLPDGGAWLYAETVRKIHELNPGTGVENLIPDFNGIPELLTEVFESRPEVLAHNVETVPRIFKRIRPAFRYERSLDVLTQARAFGLVTKSNLILGLGETREEVSQALRDLHAAGCELITITQYLRPSARHHPVERWVKPEEFVELQQEADEIGFSGVMSGPLVRSSYRAGRLYQQAMDARA is encoded by the coding sequence ATGTTGCGGCTCGAGGTCCGCAACGCCGAGACCCCCATCGAGAAGAAGCCCGCGTGGATCAAGACGCGCGCCAAGATGGGGCCGGAGTACAACGAGCTGATGAAGCTCGTGAAGAGCGAGGGCCTTCACACGGTCTGCCAGGAAGCCGGCTGTCCCAACATCTTCGAGTGCTGGGAGGACCGCGAGGCGACGTTCCTCATCGGTGGCGAGCAGTGCACCCGCCGCTGCGACTTCTGCCAGATCGACACCGGCAAGCCCTCCGATCTCGACCGTGACGAGCCCCGCCGCGTGGCCGAGAGCGTCCGCACGATGGAGCTGAAGTACGCCACCATCACCGGCGTCGCCCGCGACGACCTGCCCGACGGCGGCGCCTGGCTCTACGCCGAGACGGTCCGCAAGATCCACGAGCTCAACCCGGGCACCGGCGTGGAGAACCTCATCCCCGACTTCAACGGCATCCCCGAGCTGCTGACCGAGGTCTTCGAGTCGCGTCCCGAGGTGCTCGCGCACAACGTCGAGACCGTGCCGCGGATCTTCAAGCGCATCCGCCCGGCGTTCCGCTACGAGCGCTCCCTCGACGTGCTGACGCAGGCGCGGGCCTTCGGCCTCGTCACGAAGTCCAACCTGATCCTGGGCCTGGGCGAGACGCGCGAGGAGGTCTCGCAGGCGCTGCGCGACCTGCACGCGGCCGGCTGCGAGCTCATCACGATCACCCAGTACCTCCGCCCCTCGGCCCGTCACCACCCCGTCGAGCGGTGGGTCAAGCCCGAGGAGTTCGTCGAGCTCCAGCAGGAGGCCGACGAGATCGGATTCTCCGGTGTGATGTCCGGACCGCTCGTCCGTTCGTCCTACCGCGCCGGAAGGCTCTACCAGCAGGCGATGGACGCTCGGGCCTGA
- the lipB gene encoding lipoyl(octanoyl) transferase LipB → MNPVRYLQDWYGDAAIDYTQAWQLQRDLHADRVADRIEDTALLLEHPPVYTAGRRTEPHERPQDGTPVVDVDRGGKITFHGPGQLVGYPIVKLPSHVLVVDYVRRIEEALIRSLSDHGLATGRVPGRSGVWLPESAGRPERKIAAIGIRVSRGVAMHGFSLNCDVDLGWYDRFVPCGIADAGVTSLDREIGRDAAPRDVAPTVINHLDDLLTWRTYEPSPDIDRVEHAAVPLL, encoded by the coding sequence CTGAACCCCGTGCGCTACCTCCAGGACTGGTACGGCGACGCTGCGATCGACTACACGCAGGCGTGGCAGCTCCAGCGCGACCTGCACGCCGACCGCGTGGCCGACCGCATCGAGGACACGGCGCTGCTGCTGGAGCACCCGCCGGTCTACACCGCGGGCCGTCGCACCGAGCCCCACGAGCGCCCGCAGGACGGCACGCCCGTCGTCGACGTCGACCGCGGCGGCAAGATCACCTTCCACGGGCCCGGCCAGCTGGTGGGCTACCCGATCGTGAAGCTTCCCTCGCACGTGCTCGTCGTCGACTACGTGCGCCGCATCGAGGAGGCGCTGATCCGCTCGCTGTCCGACCACGGACTGGCCACCGGCCGCGTGCCGGGTCGCTCGGGGGTGTGGCTGCCCGAGTCCGCGGGTCGTCCCGAGCGCAAGATCGCCGCGATCGGCATCCGCGTCTCGCGCGGCGTGGCAATGCACGGCTTCAGCCTCAACTGCGACGTCGACCTCGGCTGGTACGACCGCTTCGTCCCGTGCGGCATCGCCGATGCGGGCGTGACGTCGCTCGACCGCGAGATCGGCCGCGACGCCGCCCCGCGCGACGTGGCGCCCACCGTGATCAACCACCTCGATGACCTGCTGACGTGGCGCACCTACGAGCCCTCCCCCGACATCGACCGCGTCGAGCACGCGGCGGTCCCGCTGCTCTGA
- a CDS encoding GNAT family N-acetyltransferase — protein sequence MATIRAATPADLPTILDIHNEAIENTTAIWDETPVDLADRLHWYETRVRAGHPVLVADVHGEVAGYASYGTFRPRESYRHTVENAVYVHRDHRRRGIARQLMVALLGQACDAPDVHVVLALIESGNTVSIELHEDLGFEQTGRLEEVGRKFDRWLDLTILRRVVG from the coding sequence GTGGCGACCATCCGCGCAGCGACCCCGGCCGACCTGCCGACGATCCTCGACATCCACAACGAAGCCATCGAGAACACCACGGCGATCTGGGACGAGACGCCGGTCGACCTCGCCGATCGCCTGCACTGGTACGAGACCCGCGTCCGCGCCGGTCACCCGGTGCTGGTGGCCGACGTGCACGGCGAGGTGGCCGGCTACGCCAGCTACGGGACGTTCCGCCCGCGCGAGTCCTACCGGCACACGGTCGAGAACGCGGTCTACGTCCACCGCGACCACCGGCGCCGCGGCATCGCCCGCCAGCTCATGGTCGCGCTGCTGGGGCAGGCCTGCGACGCCCCCGACGTCCACGTGGTGCTGGCCCTGATCGAGTCGGGGAACACGGTCTCGATCGAGCTGCACGAGGACCTCGGGTTCGAGCAGACTGGGCGCCTCGAGGAGGTCGGCCGCAAGTTCGACCGCTGGCTCGACCTGACGATCCTGCGCCGCGTCGTAGGCTGA